The Gracilibacillus caseinilyticus genome segment ACGGTGATTTTCTTCTAAAATCTCTCCTAATTGTTGCTTTAAATCACCTAGTTGTTGATATAATTGACCAATTTGCTCTTCCATATCGGACACTTGCTCAAATAATTCTTTTTTCTTCACGTCACTTCCACCCCATTATTCTGTTGCCTGGGTTTTGATAACTCCTTCTTCAATCAACTCGTCCAGCGTATATTCAATCATTCGTTCCTTCTCAGGAATCTCAATCTGGATCAGTCTCTCTAGAATGTTCAGTCCTACAACCTTCCCATGGCCATAGGCTGTTTTAATTTCTTCCCCTATATCTGGTAATTCTTTTTTAGCCGTTTCATAGTCATCGTTCTCATATTTCAAACAACACATTAACCGGCCGCAAAGTCCAGAAATCTTGGAAGGATTTAAAGAAAGGTTTTGGTCTTTTGCCATTTTAATTGAAACCGGTTCGAAATCTCCTAAGAAAGTAGAGCAGCAGAGCATACGTCCACAAGGACCAATACCACCGAGTAACTTCGCCTCATCTCTAACTCCAATTTGGCGCAACTCAATTCTGGTTTTGAAGACAGATGCAAGATCCTTTACTAAATTACGAAAATCGACTCTGCCATCCGCTGTAAAATAAAAGATTACCTTATTTCGATCAAAGGTGTACTCTACATCTACTAAGTTCATTTCCAAACCGTGTTCTTTAATTTTCTTCTGGCAAGTGTTATAAGCTTCTTCTGCAATTTCTTTATTTTCGACGACAATCAGTTTATCCTTATCACTGGCGATACGAATAACTTTCTTCAGTGGAAGTACGACATCTTCTTCGTCTACTTGTTTATTCGAAACTACAACTTTCCCAAACTCAATTCCTCTTACCGTCTCCACAATGACATAATCGTCTTTATCAATCTTTACATCATCTGGGTCAAAATAATATATTTTACCCGCTTTTTTAAAGCGGACACCAATAACTTCTATCACAAATATTCACCTCTGAATGTGAAGTGTTAATTGCTCCAATACTAACTGTGGGTGCACATTTGATTCTAATTTTCGTTTAGCTGTCATAATATGCTGTAAGTTTTCCGTGGCATGTTCTAATGACCAGTGTATACTTGCAGCTTCCAGCTTTTCCTGATGATTTGTGTAGACAATTGCAGAAGGCTCGTCCAAATGAATTTGAACCATGTCACGAAACCATAACATTAATAAATCCAGTCCTTCTTGTAATTGTACTCGCTCTGTAAAATGTGGCATCCACTGTGTATGCACAAAAATTGGCACTTCGTCTTGATTTTGTTGAAGCATTTCAATTAATTGTACCACTAATTTTCGTGACTGTGCAAACCAAGTATCTTTACTTTTCTCCATTGCCTCTGTCAAATTGTTCGTGATCGATGTCATCAGGCGGGCATTTGCTTCCGTTAAACCTTCTTCTTGCAAACTTTCCCGCAACTGATTAGGATTAAGTGGCTTGAATGCCATCATTTGGCATCTTGACCGAATTGTAGATAAAACGGAATGACTATTTTCTGTCAGTAAAATGGCAGTTGTCTGCTTACTAGGTTCTTCTAGAAATTTCAATAATCGATTGGATGCATTATCTGTCATTTTTTCTGCCTGTGAAATAATATACATTTTTTTATTTGATTCAAGTCCAGTATAGGTAAACTCTTTCTGCAAATGAAGTATCTGGTCTTTTTTTATACTGGCGCCATCTGGAATAATGATGTGCAGATCAGGATGATTACCACTTTTAATACGGCGGCAGTCACTGCATTGCTGACAAGGTTCGATCGTTGATCTCTGTTGACAGAAGATACTCATCGCAAATAATTGGGCCATTTCATATTTTCCTGTTCCTTTATCGCCATGAAAAAGATAGGCATGTG includes the following:
- a CDS encoding PSP1 domain-containing protein, giving the protein MIEVIGVRFKKAGKIYYFDPDDVKIDKDDYVIVETVRGIEFGKVVVSNKQVDEEDVVLPLKKVIRIASDKDKLIVVENKEIAEEAYNTCQKKIKEHGLEMNLVDVEYTFDRNKVIFYFTADGRVDFRNLVKDLASVFKTRIELRQIGVRDEAKLLGGIGPCGRMLCCSTFLGDFEPVSIKMAKDQNLSLNPSKISGLCGRLMCCLKYENDDYETAKKELPDIGEEIKTAYGHGKVVGLNILERLIQIEIPEKERMIEYTLDELIEEGVIKTQATE
- the holB gene encoding DNA polymerase III subunit delta', yielding MDALWSDMLEKQPIVSQMMINSITKSRISHAYLFHGDKGTGKYEMAQLFAMSIFCQQRSTIEPCQQCSDCRRIKSGNHPDLHIIIPDGASIKKDQILHLQKEFTYTGLESNKKMYIISQAEKMTDNASNRLLKFLEEPSKQTTAILLTENSHSVLSTIRSRCQMMAFKPLNPNQLRESLQEEGLTEANARLMTSITNNLTEAMEKSKDTWFAQSRKLVVQLIEMLQQNQDEVPIFVHTQWMPHFTERVQLQEGLDLLMLWFRDMVQIHLDEPSAIVYTNHQEKLEAASIHWSLEHATENLQHIMTAKRKLESNVHPQLVLEQLTLHIQR